The region acaagctcTCCATCAATCCACAATTGAGGGTAAGTTGGCCACTCGGCAAACTCCTTCAACCCTTGTCTAACCTCGTCATCTGCcaaaatgttgaagaagccataTTTCACAGAGTTCTCCCGCAGAATGCCAACCATCTGCCTTGAAAAGCCACACTGGGGGTCACTAGGTGTTCCCTTCATGAACAGCATGACGGGTGCAGCCTTGACAAGGTCGCCCAGGCGCTTGAAAAGCTCCTCCTTCTGTTTCTCAGGATCAACATTCGCTTCGTTCGTCTTGGTGATTGGCGCATTGGTCTGGTTGACGCCGTTGACGGCGGCTGTGGGCGCCGAGGCATCCTTTTGAGCGTGCGTCTCGATGGCGGTTCTGACTTTGACGGCACTGCTGCCGCTGACGGTCTCTATGACCTGACCGTTTCGGATCAGGACGAGGAAAGGAACGGCGGTAACGTCATAAGCCTCGCTAATATCGCTAAGTTCCTCGGCATTTATGGACACCCATTTCGTGCTTAAGGGCTCTGCAACGGGATATTCTGATGCGAGTGTGGAGAGGACAGTGGCCATCTGGGCGCATGGCGCTGCCCAGGGAGCGTGGAAAGAGACGACCAACAGGGTCGACGATGGCAGGGAGTCGAGAGTCTCGTCCCACTGCGACTGAGTGGTAATCTCAGTGATGGTGGACATTGTGAATGACAAACCCCTATGGAACTCGGAAATGACGCTGCGATGTATCGTAcagatggtgatgggatgGCGAGTGGTGGTCGTGTGAAGATTAGAAATTTGGCGGGGCAAACTTTCGAGGTTGGAGGGACCCGACGTTCGGGGACTAATAAAAGAGAAGACCATGGACAGCCGATGAAGGAGGGGCAATGGGCCTGATGGTTGGACAGCCTTGCGTCATTTTGGTCGCATGGTATTGGACAACCTTGAGATCATGTCCGTGGCGCGGCCGGAACCCAgcgatggatggattgatgagcttgattACTCCGTAGACATTGATGGATTGTCAGAGGCGGAACATGCATAAAAGGTTGGAAGCGGGCGGGGAGAAGCAACTAATTTTGCCAGACCAGAATGTTGACAAGGTACATTTGGCTGATAGAGACAATCAATTGCTACGGAGGACATGTAGGTCAAGTCCGGTACCTCAGGCACGGGATTTGCACTTGGATGTTTCTGACCATGACGGCAGGCCAAACTGCACGCTACCACCGACACAGGAGATTTCAAGATAGGTTCTAGGTTTGTGCTCGAATCACTGATGGCCATTGCAAATCACGCATCCTTTAGATTTAACAATTTCATCTGCTCCAGAATAGGtcactacctaggtattgGCAATCCTTTGCCGCTTGCACACCATGTGTTCTGACAGTCTGTCTGCCCTCCGCACTGCTTGGATAAGCCAACAGTCAAAGGCGCAATCCCATCAAATTGACCGTAGCCATCCAGTCTGTATGCTGCACGCCGACCTCTGTTTATTGTGCATATGAGCCGAGTAACGCACAATGCCATGAAAGGATTTACGGTCCAAAAATGCAACAAGGGGCTTCGCCCTCAGCAACACACGCGTCAATCAGTTGGTCCTTTGCATTGCTCGCCCAGAGCGGCGCAAACGCGAGCAAAAAGCGATATATGACCCGCTCGCAGGGCAGTTACACAGCCGCCTTCACGCCTTCAATCTTTCCTCGTTGGGTTGGTGTATGGCCAATTTTCACAGTAAAGTTCTGCCCCTGGCATTCTTGCGTCAGCAACCTCACCAACTCTCCTCTTGTCGTACCTGAAGTGTGCAGGCATCTGTCCAATACGGCCTTTTGACAGGCTGATCTAGTCCCAGTCGCTGCCCCGCCCCGCCTCACGCCCCGAGcaacgtcaacgtcaacgtcgCCAACCTGAGCTCACCTCAGCTTGCCGCCTCATAAACctctgcatcaccacactTCTGGCTTCTCTTGGCCTACAATCCAGTGCATTCTCCCTCCAGCCATCTCTCCAGCTCCGGGAGAATTCTTGTGAAGCTGACAATTCTCTCAGCATCACCTGTACGACTCGCAACGACATCGACTGCAGCTGGTCTGAAGCCACCAACCAGCCTCCCCGCATCCCGCATCCCACATCCGAAGCAGCCAGGAGCTTTTGTTGTCAACTCGACTCTCGACCGACGTCATTGTCTCTCCccaatttcttcaacaactgAACCCTAGAAAACTTCGGCTTCGGCCGTCTTAAACACCATGGCGTCGTTGAACCTGTCCATCAACGGGCCTTCTATAAAGAGCAGCTATGCTGGAGTCGTCAATGGCCCTCCTCCAGCCAGTCCTTCGGCCACGTACGCGCAGTGGGCGCTCTTCTCCGTGCAGGCTCCCTTGATGAACGCCTTCCAAGATAGCGCTTCCAAAGAGAGTATCCTCAAGGTTGAGAACACGGGAGGTAAGAAATTTCCCAACGACTCAAAAGGGGCTTGTCCGATGTCCCTCTCCCCATTTTCCTATTTTCGCAGTTCTGACATGAGTGGGCGCAGATGGTGAGCTGGCTGATTTAATCGAGGATTTCAACGAGGGCCGCATTCAATTCGCATTTGTAAAGGTCAAGGATCCCAACACATCTCTTCCCAAGAACGTCCTCATTGCCTGGTGTGGCGGCGGTGTACCGGAGCGTACCAAGGGCTATTTCACGAGCCATCTCAATGCCGTGGCCAAGGTTCTCCACGGATACCATGTCCAGATTACCGCGCGCTCTGATAGCGACTTGGAGCCTGAATCGATCATGCGAAAGGTTGCCGATGCTTCCGGTGCCAAATACTCTGCTGGCGGCTCCGGTGGTGAAGTTCGTGCAGCACCGCCCCCGATCAAGTCAAAGCCGGTTTTCACTCCAACTGCTTCTAGTACTGGTAGAGCATTTGATCCTCTTGTCGCCGCTCGTTCTCGAAGAGACGAGAATGTTGATGCAGAAGGATGGGGAGCCGATGCCCCCCCGGTCACGAGATCTCAGATTGAAAAGGTCGAATCTGCCTACAAGCCCACAAGGGTCAACATGGCCGAGCTCACCAAGCAAAAGCCAGAAGGTTCCCGGTTTGATGCCGGCAGCCGGCAGCCAGATAGACCTAGCGACGTTATCGGAGGAGGATATCAACCTGTCGGTAAGGTAGACATCGCCGCTATTCGAGCTGCCGCCCAGAAGAAGGACGATGACCGGCCCACGCCCATCAAAGGCGCATATGAGCCGGTTGGGAAGGTCGATATCGCGGCAATCCGAGCCAGAGCTCAGAAGCCCCCTCCTGAGGAGCGAGAGGAAGCGGCTCCAGAGCCACAGCCTCTAGTCGACAGAGCCGCAGCATTTTCACAGCCCCAGTCGGAGAGAATGACATCAATGCCTAAGCCCAAGGTCGCTAACAAGTTTGGAGGCGCGTCCACGTTTACCGGTACCAAGGCGCCGACTCCAGGAGGCTTGGGCTTCGGCGGACCAACTCCTTCTGCGGCTGCTCCTGTTGGAGCTGCAAGCCGAACTTTCGCTGACGAAGGAGGCAAGACTCCCGCGCAGCTTTGGGCCGAAAAGAAGGCTAAACAGGGAGGATCGACTGCGGGTGTTGGATCTTCACCCGTCGCTCCAGCACCTGTTACTGCCCAGAAGAGCGGAGGTGAATCCTGGAAGAGTGGCTATACCGGAAAGTCTTGGGCACCTGTGCAAACATCTGGCTATTCCCGAGATGCCCCTGCCGAGGCCAACGAACAGCACACTGGCAGCAGTCAAAGAGGAGTTGCCGAAGATGCTGATGACAACGGTTCAGGCGTTTCAGCTCTGAGAGATCGGTTCAAGGATACATCGCTTATAGGCTCAGCGCCAACACCTCCTGCGCCCCGccacgaggaagaggatgaagagtctgctcctcctccgcctcgaGTTCCCGATAGCTCTAGACCATCCGGCGGGTTTGCTCTTCCCGGACTTCCCAGCCGACCGCCCGCTCccgaagaggaggaagaggaggtaTACGAGCCTGCTGAGGGACGGGAGCCGTCACCAATCCGAGTGGCCGCGCCCGTTGCCCGTGCCCCAGAGCCGGAACCAGAGCCAGAACCCGAGCCGGAGCCGGTGCCTGAACGACGGCCGATGCCGCCTCCAATGGCCGTCCAAGAACCGGAGCCCCCAGTCCCAGTGGCCTCTCGACCACCAGAGCCTGAACCCGAACCTGAGCCCGTGGCTGACCACGGAGCTGCCGCCGGTGGTCACCGCGCTGTGGTTCAGTACGACTACGAAAAAGCAGAGGGCAACGAAATTGACCTGATTGAGGGTCAGATCgtggtcaacattgacatggtAGACGAGGACTGGTGGATGGGTACTAATCACTTGGGCGAGAGTGGTCTATTCCCCAGCAACTATGTTGAACTGattgaggaagatgttgaggcAGCTCAAGCTCCTGTGGCTGCACCACCTCCTTCTGCGCCGGAACCTGCCGGCCGTGGAGCTCCAAGCGCTCCTGCAGAAGCTGGGCCGACTGCTACGGCTTTGTACGACTATGAAGCGGCAGAGGATAATGGTACgtcaaacaaaacaaaattgGTGAACTGGAGATGGTGATAGCTGACCTTATTAAACGCAGAACTGTCATTCCCGGAGGACGCTAAAATTACAAACCTTGAATTCCCTGATGAGGACTGGTGGTTCGGGCATTACGGAGGTCATGCTGGTCTGTTCCCGTCCAACTATGTGCAACTGGACTCGTAGGTTTTAGTGGTTTTGGCTGCGGTAGCGGCTCGAGGATTTTGGCCTTGGAATCTGGGGcatgtttgtttgtgtttggtCATTGGCAGCAAAAAAATGTTTCATAGTTGATAGCAACTACTACGGTCGCCCGTGGTGTCATGGGAGAAATGAGTATCTTCTATCTTTTGATTTAGTGTGGTACTAGGCTATGTGCAAGGAATGGCAACTAAATCAGTTTGTAGACTGTGGGCGGGCAGCCAGCCTATTACCAAGGTCGTCCTTTGTGACTGGAGATGGAAACTGCTGATCAACGTCTCATGGGCAGCAGTTCGAAGGACGTACCCTCAACTGAATTGACATTGTATAACGTTGGGCGTGCTGGCTAAATATTCCGCTAGCCAAGGACATACAAGCCGCTGCCATCACATCAAAGCTCATCAAAACCCAATAATCACATCGGCGAAAAAGATGTCACCAATCGTCGACTCCAGCTATGAAACATGACCGTCTATTACCATAACCTAGTCCTAACGACGGCCCAGCCTCACAgaaccatcatcacctgcGAGACCCAAGCTCTTCAAAAAACCCCGAATCCTGAAAcatgaaaaaaaaagccaACATCCGGTTAAACTCAAAGGAAGACATGAAAATGTATAAAAAAGATAAGCAATGCAACGCCACAGTCCGTCCTGGCGTGTATGTCGGAGCCAATAAACTGGAGCGTCTACCAGTGCTTCAGATACGTATTGACGCGGTGATATTTTGTCGTATTGCGATAAAAGGCGCGGACACGGATATATAAGGGATAGAATAAACCGAACAGATCGTTAtgttttccttctcttcgGCGAGGCTCGGTGGCGTGAGAACAAACACGTCCTTGTCCACATTCACCTGGTGGGCGGTACCTACTTGCCTCGCAAGCTTCCAGTGTGTCAGGCCAGTGCGTGATATGACCGCCTGGCGCTTACAGGAGGCATTCGCAGCAGTCGATACTGTAAATGTCAAGAATTAGCACGGGCCTCTAGTCGGCCATACTTTGCGGTGTACATGGACAGATTCTTTGTCCCGTCTACACGAATAGAAGCAGGCAAAACTCACCAGCACTCGCAGCCCTCTTCGAcggcacagcagcagcaaagagcAGCGATACAAGCCATCAGGcagttgttgctgccgccgccacgTCGGCCGCGGGACTCATCTTGCGGAGGAGCCTGCTGGTACTGCATGGGCTGTTGGCCCTGAGGAGGACCATAGTACTGACCCTGGGGAGGACCGTACTGGCCCTGAGGGGGGCCGTAGCTCTACAAGTTTGGACAGGTTAGCTTTCGTTTTAGATACCGTACAAATTTGGTCTGTGTCGTGAACAGCGTGAGTTTTGAAAGAGGTCTGGTAGGGGAGCTTACGGCCTGGGGGTGCTGGGGATAGCCACCCTGCTGGTAGCCGCCCTGGTGACCTTGATAGTATTCCTGGCTGGACATTTTGACGTAGAGTGAAGCTGTAGACGAGATGGAATTGCGCGCAAACTGAAAGGTTATGTATAAAGTATgggaaagagaaagaaaaaaaagtgaaGAGGTGAAGCGGACCGAGGGGGGTGTTTAATTGAGTTACAAGGAATGGCGGAGtcaacaaggaccagacttgacatggagctaccagaccagaccagacatttacaaccagacgccagaGGAAGCTGGCTTGGGGGCACAGGGACAGCTTACAGTAGTTCCCCATAGATGCAGCGGACTAGCGCCTGGAAAGTCAATGGGCCGCAAGTGCATGTGGGTTGAATGTTGTGGGCGGTGGGCTGTACCGATAGGCCACTTGAGCCTGTGGAGCCCGCCAGGCGTGATCAAGCGCTAGTTGAGAGTCACTGgaggttttggttttgtGGATGTCGGCTGGTGCATGTGCGATGGTCGGCGAGGGCGACTACACGACGACACGACACGGCAGACGGGGTGTGGATGCAACTTTATCGATTTGTGGCGAGTGAAAAATTGGCTTCAGTGGTTGCGGATGCTATTTTGGAGTTGGGCAGATGGGTGAGTGttgcttcttggagatggtATTCACAAGCAGCGAGAAATGGCAGCAAGGCACATGGATCTTcccaagtctggtctggtttgacacaacattgaacaaataTCTTGCACCGTACCAGACGTAACATGCGGTCATCAGAGGCGTCGGCTGACGGCCACGGGCCACAAGCCCAAGCACGGACAGCGGGAACAACGGTGTGCCAAGCGAGTCCCAGGTCCATGTCCTTGCGAGATTGCCAGATGCAGGGAGAGCGAGTGTCTGGATCAATCAATGGTCAAGGACAGGCATCACGGCAAACACAAcagcatcttgatcttgatggcACGAATAACGACAAATGACCTCGACACCATTCTacaaaggagaagaatgccCTGTTTATCAATACAAGCTTAAATGTCGGCGTCTCAAttctgcatcttcatcgCAGTCAGGGTCGACGCCCAAAGCACCAGCTTGCAAGCTCAAGCCATGGATACATTGCATCTCCCTGCAAGGTCACAACATCATGGGCCACTTCCAACCTACGATTCTGCCACGCCCCCAATACACCACTCACCACACATAACTAATATTGGACCGTCAAATCCCCCATGGCCAGCAAatcgtcttctccaacataACCTTTCGTGTCTGCCAGCTCCGTGGCGGCGCCACACCCATAGCTCAGCGCTCACAGCGCGATCAAACCCAAGGGCGACACCTCCATTTTGCACCCACTCAACCACTGCATCAggaaacaaaggaaaaaagacCCCTCTGGGTCCCCTCGACTCCCCCATCTGGGGCCACGAGATGCCGAAGTTCCGGGACCAGGGCCGTGATTTGGTGGTTTGCTCGCCCGCTGGGGTGGCCGATTGTGGCGCGGTTTCGCAAGCTGCTGATGAAAAGATGGGTCTGGTTTCGTTCATGGGTGAAGCAACGCAAATCAAGTGCTCTACCGGCCGTTGTGATGGTCTCCCATCAAGATTTCTGTGAGATGTTGCGCGGCTAGGGGCTGCGATTCAGTGTGGCGACTGGTGATGCGTCGTCCTGCGTACACTGACGCTGGACAGTCACGGCATGACTTTATTTTTAGGGTCTGTCACTGCGATCTGTCTTGTTGTGGCTGGGTGAATCTACATGTTCGCATGAACAGGTTTGCGGTTGTGTACCAGAGGCCTCCTTGGTTTGCGCATCAAGACATTCTGACGTGTTCGAGGCGAAAATCGGCAATCCATTACCGGACCATCGTTCGTGGCTGGAGAGGTCAAGTTCGTTCCTCTGAGTGTCTTGAAACAGATGCTGCTGTACCAACCTTCATCACAGGCTTTCTGATACGGATTCAGAACTGCCATCCCTGCAGATTGTGATGCGCTCCAACGATGAATGGACTGGTCAACGGTTCAGTGAGTAGGATTCAAGGGATTTTATTGTGTTATGCACGACGAGGGTGAATCCTTGTTCCCTTGTCGCGCTTGTTATATCCCACCGGTGATATCCTGGACGATACATATTTGCGTGTCCACTACTTGGCGGTAACAACCAGGGAATAATGCCGAGAGAATGAAGTACCAGACGGTAAGTAATAAGCATGCTCGGTAACCTCGTTGAATCTTTCCACAATGGGTGCGTGCTTGCCTACTCTGTTTCCCGTATCATaagtccatgtcaagccATCTGCTCTCAATTGGAATCGTCACCATCTGTGCTTGCATCTCCACTAGATCTGAGTATTCTAGAATGTGATGCAATCTGGCTGCCGCTATTAATCGTGCTGTATGTAATATATCGGTGTAAGCCACACTTGGCAGCGTTGGTGATCAATGAGACAGCAAGACCCCCAGCTCATTTCCATTCGCACAGACAAAGAACACTTACTCACCAAGACAGCTCATTACAACCCATCCAACAAGACAAATCATCATCCAATGTACATCTGTAGCCTCACCAGCGGAAGTCGACCGAAAAACTACACCTCCATCATGCAGTGACAAGAGTCTAACAGTCCCCATCAGAGTGCTGCGCCTCACAACTCCTTGTTGTTCACTCATCTTTCAAGTCCACAACCACCCAAAAGGAGGCTTGGCACCGTCAAGTAACGTCCAGGGTCGCCAAAAGCTCTTTGTTGTTCACGAGTCGCCCGACAGTTAGGGCTTTCCTTTATACCCATTGTGTTACTGTAAGACTTGCCATTTCAAAGCCCCCATGTTCTGTTCCGACACGGGAACTCCCGCGTTGACAGGGTTTGGTTCAGATCGCGAACAAACGACCTGTGTTTCCTGCGTCCGCAAACCACTTACACCACGATACATGATAATCCACCTCGTGATCCAGAAAACTTCATCCCAACTTCTATCCAACGCATTAACCCGTTATCAGATGAAGACTGAATCACCTCGCCATGGCACCACtgcacaacaccaccaccatgaccaACAGCCTCACTCACCACGTCCGTCATCTGAACCACCTTCAACCTCCATAGTCTATTAAAATCCCCAACACCCATCTATTTATGTTCAAAACCACAACCCAAAACATAACCCTCCTCCCATTGTTCGCCTCCAAAACTCAGCCTTCTCGCAGTCAAAGCCAACTCAAACCCGCTTTGTTCATCAACTCCCCCCCTTTCCAACCCATTCCAACTTTCGCCTTCTCTCTCCTCCAAAATGACAATCTCCTGTCATCCACAGTTTCCACCCGACATCACAAACAACACACCAATGAATTCGTCCAAGAAACCACCGCCTCGAAAAGGCCAGGTCGAATCCGACGGAACCACCACCTACCGCACCCGCGAGGAGGAGATCCGCGGGAGACTCCACAGCGGCTGGCTCAGAGTCTGTATAGGGACCGCGAAATGCGACTTTTGCCAGCGCCAAAGCCGGGGCGTCGTCGTCCGGTGCAAAGAATGCAAGATAAGCATTTGTCGTGAGTGCAGCGCCGCTAATTGTTTAGATGGATCGAAAAATCACAAGCTTGATCATGATTCTGTGGATTGGGAACCCACGCCTTTGCCAGGGAAGCGTGGTGGTGCCAGGAAGAGGGTTACTAGACGGACCAAGAGGGAGAGGGAAGCTGAAGcgggaaaggaaaaggaaagagagaATCGAAGCGGAAGGGGAACGAAGAGGAAATACGAAAGGGAAACAGAGGAAAGTCTCTCGCCGGCGAGGGATGTATACCCTGCTGTTGGCCGGGACGAGACGCAGCATGTTGCTACGCAGACACGCTTGGAGAGCCTTTCTCCGGCGGTAGAAGACGTTGCTTCCGGTCCTATCATGGAGGCAGAGACGGCGGCTGGTATCTTGGCTCAGATGCATGAAGTTGGATCTAGAACTGCAACCACCACTACAACtgcagctggagctggatATAGATCGGGAGTTGAGCACGATAACAGAAGTACTCGTGCGCGTAAATATCCAGTTGAGCCGACGCAGCCTACATGGTCGCCCGCGACACCTTTTCCGAACTGTCCATATCCTTATTCTTATCCCTACGCACCGCCGAATGAGGCTCAGACACGGGCAACCGGACACAATGGCACTTGGTACATAGACACCAGCGACCAGAGGAACTATCAGTCAACATATCAGTCGACAGAGAAAACAGCTCAGAGAGCGCCCCTCTCATCACTACAAGACAGCCGAAATCCAAATCACACAGAGTACAACCAGACCTTCTACAACGGAAAACACTACGTGGACGGCTATCCCGAAAACTCACGAGAGAATTACGCCGTGCAATACCATGAACCTGCGTCAAAGTGGACTGGAGGTGCTCTCCACCCATACCAGGGAGCTCTGGAGGCTTACAAGTCCAAAGAAGCAAGTAGAAGCGACCCGACGGAAAACTCTACAAAGCAGCACAAAGGAAAGTCTGCGCAAGAGCCTACCGACCCGTCTGTATCAGTACCCCTCGATCTCCCATCGATGTTGGAACCTCAACGATTCGCCCCTCGGCCCCCTTCGTGCATTAACACTGATATACCGGAGGAACCTCCCCGGAAGAGGCATAGGAGAcatgttggcattgctggTGGCAGTGCGAGGGAAGATTCTGGCTTGAGGGAGACTCTGGCGGTGCAGCAGCCGGGAGAGTAGCTAGGACCAGGACATACGGCGACCACATGCCAGTAAACACTTTGGGGGTGCTTACGAGGTATGGCCCGGTGGTGGGAGTCGACGGGTGCGACTCGTTGTAGGTGTGTGCTCTGGGTGCGGAGTTACTTGTTGGAATGCTGCGGGATCAGCGAGATTTAAGGATAGTTGGATTGTGCCAAACGGATATGTTCGTTTTGTATTTCTCTATGGTGGTTTTGGGTTACAGAGTACGGGAGATTAGGCATACATGGGATATTGGTACGGGAGAAATCAGGATACATGGGAACAGAGAACACGGAACACGGAACACAGGAAACAAAAGGATACAGGGAGCAAAGTCTAAAACAGACTACGGGCCACAGGACGTCACTCGTTGTTATAGTAAAAGCATTATTAGAACCAGGATTGCCGTATACGGTGTCAGTAACAATACAAGTGGGAAATCACCACCAAATAAATAAGCTTATAAAACCTGCCACAGGCCACATCATATCAATCAATCTATA is a window of Pochonia chlamydosporia 170 chromosome 5, whole genome shotgun sequence DNA encoding:
- a CDS encoding monothiol glutaredoxin-4 (similar to Metarhizium acridum CQMa 102 XP_007813493.1), translated to MSTITEITTQSQWDETLDSLPSSTLLVVSFHAPWAAPCAQMATVLSTLASEYPVAEPLSTKWVSINAEELSDISEAYDVTAVPFLVLIRNGQVIETVSGSSAVKVRTAIETHAQKDASAPTAAVNGVNQTNAPITKTNEANVDPEKQKEELFKRLGDLVKAAPVMLFMKGTPSDPQCGFSRQMVGILRENSVKYGFFNILADDEVRQGLKEFAEWPTYPQLWIDGELVGGLDIIKEEMGNDENFFKPYAVGGTADAAAA
- a CDS encoding actin binding protein (similar to Coccidioides immitis RS XP_001248520.1), which translates into the protein MASLNLSINGPSIKSSYAGVVNGPPPASPSATYAQWALFSVQAPLMNAFQDSASKESILKVENTGDGELADLIEDFNEGRIQFAFVKVKDPNTSLPKNVLIAWCGGGVPERTKGYFTSHLNAVAKVLHGYHVQITARSDSDLEPESIMRKVADASGAKYSAGGSGGEVRAAPPPIKSKPVFTPTASSTGRAFDPLVAARSRRDENVDAEGWGADAPPVTRSQIEKVESAYKPTRVNMAELTKQKPEGSRFDAGSRQPDRPSDVIGGGYQPVGKVDIAAIRAAAQKKDDDRPTPIKGAYEPVGKVDIAAIRARAQKPPPEEREEAAPEPQPLVDRAAAFSQPQSERMTSMPKPKVANKFGGASTFTGTKAPTPGGLGFGGPTPSAAAPVGAASRTFADEGGKTPAQLWAEKKAKQGGSTAGVGSSPVAPAPVTAQKSGGESWKSGYTGKSWAPVQTSGYSRDAPAEANEQHTGSSQRGVAEDADDNGSGVSALRDRFKDTSLIGSAPTPPAPRHEEEDEESAPPPPRVPDSSRPSGGFALPGLPSRPPAPEEEEEEVYEPAEGREPSPIRVAAPVARAPEPEPEPEPEPEPVPERRPMPPPMAVQEPEPPVPVASRPPEPEPEPEPVADHGAAAGGHRAVVQYDYEKAEGNEIDLIEGQIVVNIDMVDEDWWMGTNHLGESGLFPSNYVELIEEDVEAAQAPVAAPPPSAPEPAGRGAPSAPAEAGPTATALYDYEAAEDNELSFPEDAKITNLEFPDEDWWFGHYGGHAGLFPSNYVQLDS